A single window of Agromyces aureus DNA harbors:
- a CDS encoding ROK family protein: MNVGPVTRPLAIALDFGGTKVEAALVDDHGTVIAASRHRRPTGPTATSDELEQAVSEVVLAARAAIPDGTPFVGTGIGSAGPIAVADGTVSPLNVPAWRDYPLASLIAALVPDAPVVLRIDGVCIALAEHWIGAGRGAHNLLGMIVSTGVGGGLVLGDRTVPSPTGNAGHIGHIEVAGFDDPCACGGRGCLEAVASGPRTVAWARARGFEGTTGEDLAAAHAAGDPVALAAVERAGTAIGRAAASASSLLDLDVVAIGGGFSRVSPALFEHARAALAERVVFGFVTRTRIEPSALSDEGPLVGAAALVHRPELVS, translated from the coding sequence GTGAACGTCGGCCCCGTGACCCGCCCGCTCGCCATCGCCCTCGACTTCGGCGGCACGAAGGTCGAAGCGGCCCTCGTCGACGACCACGGCACCGTGATCGCCGCCTCGCGGCATCGCCGGCCGACCGGCCCGACTGCGACGAGCGACGAACTCGAGCAGGCCGTGAGCGAGGTCGTCCTCGCGGCCCGCGCAGCGATCCCCGACGGCACGCCGTTCGTCGGCACCGGCATCGGCTCCGCCGGGCCGATCGCGGTCGCCGACGGCACCGTGTCCCCGCTGAACGTGCCCGCCTGGCGCGACTACCCGCTCGCCTCGCTGATCGCGGCCCTCGTGCCCGACGCGCCGGTCGTGCTGCGCATCGACGGCGTCTGCATCGCGCTCGCCGAGCACTGGATCGGGGCGGGCCGCGGTGCGCACAACCTGCTCGGCATGATCGTCTCCACCGGCGTCGGCGGCGGACTCGTGCTCGGCGACCGCACCGTGCCGAGCCCCACCGGCAACGCCGGGCACATCGGCCACATCGAGGTCGCCGGATTCGACGACCCCTGCGCCTGCGGGGGTCGCGGATGCCTCGAGGCCGTCGCCTCCGGGCCCCGCACCGTCGCCTGGGCGCGCGCGCGCGGCTTCGAGGGCACCACGGGCGAGGATCTCGCCGCTGCGCACGCCGCCGGCGACCCCGTCGCACTCGCGGCCGTCGAACGCGCCGGAACCGCGATCGGCCGTGCCGCGGCATCCGCCTCGAGCCTGCTGGATCTCGACGTCGTCGCCATCGGCGGCGGCTTCAGCCGGGTGTCGCCCGCCCTGTTCGAGCACGCCAGGGCCGCACTCGCCGAACGCGTCGTCTTCGGGTTCGTGACGCGCACGCGCATCGAACCGTCCGCACTATCCGACGAGGGGCCGCTCGTCGGAGCGGCCGCGCTCGTGCACCGGCCGGAGCTCGTCTCCTGA
- a CDS encoding CynX/NimT family MFS transporter codes for MTGAIPAIPSGEPPRPLWAGRTLALLGILLVASSLRTGVASLSPIIAEIDVDIPLPPALVGLLGMLPPLCFAVFAILTPIIAKRLGLERTVVVALGVLAVGLAGRGLAPESVTLIGASVLVFAAVGVGNVLLPPLVKRYFSDRVGLVTTLYVSIISVSTFVPPLIAVPVADAAGWRISLGEWAVIALIALVPWIALLVHPRATAPAALVEEAAGGQVRRALRSPIAWALATIFAVSSVNAYVMFAWLPSIVTDVAGVTSGQAGALLSLFAAMGLPAALLVPIVAARYDRIRTLVVISVLAFVLGYGGLLFAPEAAIWLWVALIGTGPLLFPLALVLINLRSRTHEGSIALSGVVQSVGYLIAAVAPIGIGLVHEATGGWTVPLVILAATAVPGAIAGFLAARPGYLEDERHPHQG; via the coding sequence GTGACCGGGGCCATCCCGGCGATCCCGTCGGGTGAGCCGCCGCGGCCGCTCTGGGCGGGCCGCACGCTGGCGCTCCTCGGCATCCTGCTCGTCGCGTCGAGCCTGCGCACGGGCGTCGCATCGTTGTCGCCCATCATCGCCGAGATCGACGTCGACATCCCACTGCCGCCGGCCCTGGTCGGCCTGCTCGGCATGCTCCCGCCGCTGTGCTTCGCCGTGTTCGCCATCCTCACGCCGATCATCGCGAAGCGGTTGGGGCTCGAGCGCACGGTCGTCGTGGCGCTCGGCGTGCTCGCGGTCGGGCTCGCCGGGCGGGGCCTGGCGCCGGAGTCCGTCACGCTGATCGGCGCGAGCGTGCTGGTCTTCGCCGCCGTGGGCGTCGGCAACGTGCTGCTGCCGCCCCTCGTGAAGCGGTACTTCTCGGATCGCGTCGGGCTCGTGACGACGCTCTACGTCTCGATCATCTCGGTGAGCACGTTCGTGCCGCCGCTCATCGCGGTGCCGGTCGCGGATGCCGCCGGCTGGCGCATCTCGCTGGGGGAGTGGGCGGTCATCGCGCTCATCGCGCTGGTGCCGTGGATCGCCCTGCTCGTGCACCCGCGGGCGACGGCGCCGGCGGCCCTGGTCGAGGAAGCTGCAGGGGGCCAGGTGCGACGCGCGCTCCGGTCGCCGATCGCGTGGGCGCTCGCGACGATCTTCGCGGTGTCGTCGGTCAACGCCTACGTGATGTTCGCGTGGCTGCCGAGCATCGTGACCGACGTCGCGGGCGTCACGAGCGGGCAGGCGGGCGCGCTGCTCTCGCTGTTCGCGGCGATGGGCCTGCCTGCGGCGCTGCTCGTGCCGATCGTCGCGGCGCGCTACGACCGCATCCGCACGCTGGTCGTCATCTCGGTGCTCGCGTTCGTGCTCGGCTACGGCGGCCTGCTGTTCGCGCCCGAGGCCGCGATCTGGCTCTGGGTCGCCCTCATCGGCACCGGCCCGCTGCTGTTCCCGCTCGCGCTCGTGCTCATCAACCTGCGCTCGCGAACGCACGAGGGATCGATCGCCCTGAGCGGGGTGGTGCAGTCGGTGGGCTATCTCATCGCGGCCGTCGCCCCGATCGGCATCGGACTCGTGCACGAGGCGACGGGCGGCTGGACGGTGCCGCTCGTGATCCTCGCGGCGACCGCGGTGCCCGGCGCGATCGCGGGATTCCTTGCGGCGCGGCCCGGGTACCTCGAAGACGAGCGCCACCCGCATCAGGGGTAG
- a CDS encoding bifunctional riboflavin kinase/FAD synthetase, translating to MKTFKGVDGVPAGFGPSAVTIGKFDGVHQGHRALIERIRTIGDERGLVTAAVTFDRNPLALLAPDKCPEALVSVRQKLELLATTGVDATLLLPFDRALASVPAAEFVERVLVRALDAKVVLVGKDFRYGARGAGDVDLLIELGREYGFEVEVVDDVRPEGERRVSSTWIREILAEGDVRHATALLGHTPTVSGIVVHGAKRGRELGFPTANLTPESEGLVPADGVYAGWLTDAGTRYPAAISVGDNPTFEGVAPKQVEAYVLDRTLDLYDHVVDVEFVERIRGMVAFTSIPDLVETMRGDVERAKQILA from the coding sequence GTGAAGACCTTCAAGGGCGTCGACGGGGTTCCGGCGGGCTTCGGCCCGAGCGCGGTCACGATCGGCAAGTTCGACGGCGTGCACCAGGGGCACCGCGCGCTGATCGAACGCATCCGAACGATCGGCGACGAGCGCGGGCTCGTGACGGCCGCGGTCACCTTCGACCGCAATCCGCTCGCGCTGCTCGCGCCCGACAAGTGCCCCGAAGCGCTCGTGAGCGTTCGGCAGAAGCTCGAACTGCTCGCAACGACCGGCGTCGATGCGACGCTCCTGTTGCCGTTCGATCGCGCGCTCGCATCGGTGCCGGCGGCCGAGTTCGTCGAGCGCGTGCTCGTGCGGGCACTCGACGCGAAGGTCGTGCTCGTCGGCAAGGACTTCCGCTACGGCGCCAGGGGGGCCGGTGACGTCGACCTGCTCATCGAACTCGGCCGCGAGTACGGCTTCGAGGTCGAGGTCGTCGACGACGTGCGTCCCGAGGGCGAGCGGCGGGTCTCGTCGACGTGGATCCGCGAGATCCTCGCCGAGGGCGATGTCCGTCACGCCACGGCGCTGCTCGGCCACACGCCGACCGTGTCGGGCATCGTGGTGCACGGCGCGAAGCGCGGCCGCGAACTCGGGTTCCCGACCGCGAACCTCACCCCCGAGTCCGAGGGGCTCGTGCCCGCCGACGGCGTGTACGCCGGGTGGCTGACCGACGCGGGCACGCGGTACCCCGCGGCGATCTCGGTGGGCGACAACCCGACCTTCGAGGGCGTCGCGCCGAAGCAGGTCGAGGCGTACGTGCTCGACCGCACCCTCGACCTCTACGACCACGTCGTCGACGTGGAGTTCGTCGAGCGCATCCGCGGCATGGTCGCGTTCACGAGCATCCCCGACCTCGTCGAGACGATGCGCGGCGACGTCGAACGCGCGAAGCAGATCCTCGCGTGA